A part of Thermoanaerobaculia bacterium genomic DNA contains:
- a CDS encoding deoxynucleoside kinase, with protein sequence MTTSPRTELPLHHIAIDGPIGVGKTSLVELLAKRFQGVKVLEDIDNPFLPDFYKNRKGAAFQTQLFFLLSRYQQQREIAQIDLFSGLVVADYTFPKDKIFACLNLDDSELLIYDKLYNLLSESVPKPDLVIYLQGSLETCLKRVKKRNLGYEKSISVDYLRQLIEAYNYYFYHYEETPLLVVDTNEIDFVTRPEHFDDLVEQIKKIKKGVQYYVPIGSR encoded by the coding sequence GTGACCACTTCCCCCAGAACCGAGCTCCCCCTCCACCACATCGCGATCGACGGGCCGATCGGCGTCGGGAAGACCTCCCTCGTCGAGCTCCTCGCCAAGCGATTCCAGGGGGTGAAGGTTCTCGAGGACATCGACAACCCGTTTCTCCCCGACTTCTACAAGAACCGGAAGGGAGCGGCCTTCCAGACGCAGCTCTTTTTCCTCCTCTCGCGGTACCAGCAGCAGCGCGAGATCGCCCAGATCGACCTCTTCTCCGGGCTCGTGGTGGCCGACTACACGTTCCCGAAGGACAAGATCTTCGCGTGCCTGAACCTCGACGACTCGGAGCTCCTGATCTACGACAAGCTCTACAACCTGCTGTCCGAGAGCGTCCCGAAGCCGGACCTCGTCATCTACCTGCAGGGATCGCTCGAGACGTGCCTGAAGCGCGTCAAGAAGCGGAACCTGGGATACGAGAAGTCGATCTCGGTCGACTACCTGCGGCAGCTGATCGAGGCCTACAACTACTACTTCTACCACTACGAGGAGACGCCGCTCCTCGTCGTCGACACCAACGAGATCGACTTCGTCACCCGGCCGGAGCATTTCGACGACCTCGTGGAGCAGATCAAGAAGATCAAAAAGGGCGTACAATATTACGTTCCGATCGGATCCCGATAG